One genomic region from Equus asinus isolate D_3611 breed Donkey chromosome 10, EquAss-T2T_v2, whole genome shotgun sequence encodes:
- the SLC12A7 gene encoding solute carrier family 12 member 7 isoform X2: MSLRFVVTPAAGGLGDAEPRPEGGSSQRPGPPWTLDPDPAAGREPPREDALPILRYCREPSRYGDGNPRESSPFINNVEVDRESFFERKNMALFEEEMDSNPMVSSLLNKLANYTNLSQGAVEHEEGEESRRHEVKGPRMGTFIGVYLPCLQNILGVILFLRLTWIVGAAGVLESFLIVSMCCTCTMLTAISMSAIATNGVVPAGGSYYMISRSLGPEFGGAVGLCFYLGTTFAGAMYILGTIEIFLTYISPSASIIQADSVDGEAAAMLHNMRVYGTCTLVFMAMVVFVGVKYVNKLALVFLACVVLSILAIYAGVIKTAFDPPDIPVCLLGNRTLSRRGFDLCAKVHTINNSTATTALWGLFCNSSMPNATCDEYFAQNNVTEIQGIPGVASGVLLDNLWSAYADKGAFVEKKGASSMAVPEESRASGLPYVLTDIMTYFTMLVGIYFPSVTGIMAGSNRSGDLKDAQKSIPTGTILAIVTTSFIYLSCIVLFGACIEGVILRDKFGEALQGNLVIGMLAWPSPWVIVIGSFFSTCGAGLQSLTGAPRLLQAIARDGIIPFLQVFGHGKSNGEPTWALLLTALICETGILIASLDSVAPILSMFFLMCYMFVNLACAVQTLLRTPNWRPRFKYYHWTLSFLGMSLCLALMFICSWYYALFAMLIAGCIYKYIEYRGAEKEWGDGIRGLSLNAARYALLRVEQGPPHTKNWRPQVLVMLNLDAEQQVKHPRLLSFTTQLKAGKGLTIVGSVLEGTYLDKRAEAQQAEENIRSLMGAEKTKGFCQLVVSSNLRDGMSHLIQSAGLGGMKHNTVLMAWPASWKQEDNPFSWKNFVDTVRDTTAAHQALLVAKNVDLFPQNQERFSDGNIDVWWIVHDGGLLMLLPFLLRQHKVWRKCRMRIFTVAQVDDNSIQMKKDLQMFLYHLRISAEVEVVEMVENDISAFTYEKTLMMEQRSQMLKQMQLSKTEREREAQLIHDRNTASHSAAAGKTQPPSTPDKVQMTWTKEKLIAEKSKNRDPGVSGFKDLFTLKPEWGNLNQCNVRRMHTAVKLNDVLLNKSQDAQLVLLNMPGPPKNRQGDENYMEFLEVLTEGLNRVLLVRGSGREVITIYS; the protein is encoded by the exons GAGATGGAAACCCGAGAGAGAGCAGCCCGTTCATTAACAATGTGGAGGTGGACAGAGAGAGCTTCTTCGAAAGGAAGAATATGGCGCTGTTTGAG GAGGAGATGGACAGCAACCCCATGGTGTCTTCCCTCCTCAACAAGCTGGCCAACTACACCAACCTGAGCCAGGGCGCCGTGGAGCACGAGGAGGGCGAGGAGAGCAGGAGGCACGAGGTCAAG GGCCCGCGCATGGGCACCTTCATCGGCGTCTACCTGCCCTGCCTGCAGAACATCCTCGGCGTGATCCTCTTTCTGCGCCTGACGTGGATCGTGGGGGCCGCCGGCGTCCTGGAGTCGTTCCTCATCGTGTCCATGTGCTGCACCTGT ACAATGCTGACCGCCATCTCCATGAGCGCGATTGCAACCAACGGCGTGGTCCCAG CTGGCGGCTCGTACTACATGATATCACGGTCTCTGGGGCCTGAGTTCGGAGGGGCCGTGGGCCTCTGCTTCTACCTGGGCACTACGTTCGCAGGGGCCATGTACATTTTGGGGACCATTGAGATTTTTCTG ACTTACATCTCCCCGAGTGCGTCCATCATCCAGGCCGATTCGGTGGACGGCGAGGCGGCGGCCATGCTGCACAACATGCGTGTGTACGGGACGTGCACGCTGGTCTTCATGGCCATGGTGGTCTTCGTGGGCGTCAAGTACGTCAACAAGCTGGCCCTGGTGTTCCTGGCCTGCGTGGTGCTGTCCATCCTCGCCATCTATGCTGGCGTCATCAAGACCGCCTTTGACCCCCCGGACATCCC GGTCTGTCTGCTGGGGAACCGCACCTTGTCAAGACGCGGCTTCGACCTCTGCGCCAAAGTCCACACTATCAATAACAGCACGGCCACCACTGCGCTCTGGGGCCTCTTCTGCAACAGCTCCATGCCCAATGCCACCTGCGACGAGTACTTTGCCCAGAACAACGTCACGGAGATCCAGGGCATCCCCGGGGTGGCCAGCGGCGTCCTCCTGG ATAACCTGTGGAGTGCATACGCAGACAAGGGGGCGTTTGTGGAGAAGAAGGGCGCATCTTCCATGGCTGTGCCGGAGGAGAGCAGAGCCAGCGGGCTGCCCTACGTCCTCACGGACATCATGACCTACTTCACCATGCTGGTCGGCATCTACTTCCCCTCGGTGACCG GTATCATGGCGGGCTCAAACCGGTCCGGGGACCTCAAGGACGCCCAGAAGTCGATCCCCACGGGGACCATCTTGGCCATCGTGACCACGTCTTTTATTT ACCTCTCCTGCATCGTGCTTTTTGGAGCCTGCATCGAGGGCGTGATCTTACGAGATAA GTTTGGGGAGGCCCTGCAGGGGAATCTCGTCATTGGCATGCTGGCCTGGCCGTCTCCGTGGGTCATTGTCATCGGCTCCTTCTTCTCGACCTGTGGCGCCGGCCTGCAGAGCCTGACTGGGGCGCCGCGCCTGCTGCAGGCTATCGCTCGGGACGGCATCATCCCTTTCCTCCAG GTGTTCGGCCATGGGAAGTCCAACGGGGAGCCCACGTGGGCCCTGCTGCTCACGGCCCTCATCTGCGAGACCGGCATCCTCATTGCCTCCCTGGACAGCGTGGCCCCGATCCTCTCCAT GTTCTTTCTCATGTGCTACATGTTTGTGAACCTGGCTTGCGCTGTGCAGACCCTGCTGCGCACACCCAACTGGCGTCCGCGCTTCAAGTACTACCACTG GACGCTGTCCTTCCTCGGCATGAGCCTGTGCCTCGCGCTGATGTTCATCTGCTCCTGGTACTACGCCCTCTTTGCCATGCTCATAGCCGGCTGCATCTACAAGTACATCGAGTACCGAGG GGCCGAGAAGGAGTGGGGTGACGGCATCAGGGGGCTGTCACTGAACGCTGCCCGCTATGCCCTGCTGCGTGTGGAGCAAGGGCCCCCCCACACCAAGAACTGGAG GCCCCAGGTGCTGGTGATGCTGAACCTGGACGCGGAGCAGCAGGTCAAGCACCCGCGCCTGCTGTCCTTCACCACGCAGCTCAAGGCTGGCAAGGGGCTGACCATCGTGGGCTCCGTGCTGGAGGGCACCTACCTGGACAAGCGTGCTGAAGCCCAGCAGGCTGAGGAG AACATCCGGTCTCTGATGGGAGCTGAGAAGACCAAAGGCTTCTGCCAGCTGGTGGTGTCCTCCAACCTGCGGGATGGCATGTCCCACCTCATCCAGTCGGCTGGTCTAGGGGGCATGAAGCACAACACAGTGCTCATGGCCTGGCCCGCGTCCTGGAAGCAGGAGGACAACCCTTTCTCCTGGAAGAACTTCGTCG ACACCGTCCGTGACACCACGGCCGCGCATCAGGCCCTACTGGTGGCCAAGAACGTGGACCTGTTTCCACAAAACCAGGAGCGGTTCAGCGACGGGAACATCGACGTGTGGTGGATCGTGCACGACGGGGGCCTGCTCATGCTGCTGCCCTTCCTGCTGCGGCAGCACAAG GTGTGGAGGAAGTGCCGGATGCGCATCTTCACGGTGGCCCAGGTGGACGACAACAGCATCCAGATGAAGAAGGACCTGCAGATGTTCCTGTACCACCTCAGGATCAGCGcggaggtggaggtggtggagatg GTTGAAAACGACATTTCGGCGTTCACGTATGAGAAGACCCTGATGATGGAGCAGAGGTCCCAGATGCTGAAGCAGATGCAGCTGTCCAAGACGGAGCGGGAGAGGGAG GCTCAGCTCATCCACGACAGGAACACCGCCTCCCATTCTGCGGCAGCCGGCAAGACACAGCCGCCGTCCACGCCAGACAAGGTGCAGATGACCTGGACAAAGGAGAAGCTGATTgctgagaagtccaagaacaGAGACCCCGGTGTGTCCGGGTTCAAAGACCTCTTCACTCTGAAGCC AGAATGGGGAAACCT GAACCAGTGCAACGTCAGGAGGATGCACACGGCCGTGAAGCTCAACGATGTCCTGCTCAACAAGTCCCAGGACGCCCAGCTGGTCCTACTGAACATGCCGGGGCCCCCCAAAAACCGGCAGGGGGACGAGAACT ACATGGAGTTCCTCGAGGTCCTGACCGAGGGGCTCAACAGGGTCCTCCTTGTCAGGGGCAGTGGCCGGGAGGTGATCACCATCTACTCCTAA
- the SLC12A7 gene encoding solute carrier family 12 member 7 isoform X3, with translation MSLRFVVTPAAGGLGDAEPRPEGGSSQRPGPPWTLDPDPAAGREPPREDALPILRYCREPSRYGDGNPRESSPFINNVEVDRESFFERKNMALFEEEMDSNPMVSSLLNKLANYTNLSQGAVEHEEGEESRRHEVKGPRMGTFIGVYLPCLQNILGVILFLRLTWIVGAAGVLESFLIVSMCCTCTMLTAISMSAIATNGVVPAGGSYYMISRSLGPEFGGAVGLCFYLGTTFAGAMYILGTIEIFLTYISPSASIIQADSVDGEAAAMLHNMRVYGTCTLVFMAMVVFVGVKYVNKLALVFLACVVLSILAIYAGVIKTAFDPPDIPVCLLGNRTLSRRGFDLCAKVHTINNSTATTALWGLFCNSSMPNATCDEYFAQNNVTEIQGIPGVASGVLLDNLWSAYADKGAFVEKKGASSMAVPEESRASGLPYVLTDIMTYFTMLVGIYFPSVTGIMAGSNRSGDLKDAQKSIPTGTILAIVTTSFIYLSCIVLFGACIEGVILRDKFGEALQGNLVIGMLAWPSPWVIVIGSFFSTCGAGLQSLTGAPRLLQAIARDGIIPFLQVFGHGKSNGEPTWALLLTALICETGILIASLDSVAPILSMFFLMCYMFVNLACAVQTLLRTPNWRPRFKYYHWTLSFLGMSLCLALMFICSWYYALFAMLIAGCIYKYIEYRGAEKEWGDGIRGLSLNAARYALLRVEQGPPHTKNWRPQVLVMLNLDAEQQVKHPRLLSFTTQLKAGKGLTIVGSVLEGTYLDKRAEAQQAEENIRSLMGAEKTKGFCQLVVSSNLRDGMSHLIQSAGLGGMKHNTVLMAWPASWKQEDNPFSWKNFVDTVRDTTAAHQALLVAKNVDLFPQNQERFSDGNIDVWWIVHDGGLLMLLPFLLRQHKVWRKCRMRIFTVAQVDDNSIQMKKDLQMFLYHLRISAEVEVVEMVENDISAFTYEKTLMMEQRSQMLKQMQLSKTEREREAQLIHDRNTASHSAAAGKTQPPSTPDKVQMTWTKEKLIAEKSKNRDPGVSGFKDLFTLKPNQCNVRRMHTAVKLNDVLLNKSQDAQLVLLNMPGPPKNRQGDENYMEFLEVLTEGLNRVLLVRGSGREVITIYS, from the exons GAGATGGAAACCCGAGAGAGAGCAGCCCGTTCATTAACAATGTGGAGGTGGACAGAGAGAGCTTCTTCGAAAGGAAGAATATGGCGCTGTTTGAG GAGGAGATGGACAGCAACCCCATGGTGTCTTCCCTCCTCAACAAGCTGGCCAACTACACCAACCTGAGCCAGGGCGCCGTGGAGCACGAGGAGGGCGAGGAGAGCAGGAGGCACGAGGTCAAG GGCCCGCGCATGGGCACCTTCATCGGCGTCTACCTGCCCTGCCTGCAGAACATCCTCGGCGTGATCCTCTTTCTGCGCCTGACGTGGATCGTGGGGGCCGCCGGCGTCCTGGAGTCGTTCCTCATCGTGTCCATGTGCTGCACCTGT ACAATGCTGACCGCCATCTCCATGAGCGCGATTGCAACCAACGGCGTGGTCCCAG CTGGCGGCTCGTACTACATGATATCACGGTCTCTGGGGCCTGAGTTCGGAGGGGCCGTGGGCCTCTGCTTCTACCTGGGCACTACGTTCGCAGGGGCCATGTACATTTTGGGGACCATTGAGATTTTTCTG ACTTACATCTCCCCGAGTGCGTCCATCATCCAGGCCGATTCGGTGGACGGCGAGGCGGCGGCCATGCTGCACAACATGCGTGTGTACGGGACGTGCACGCTGGTCTTCATGGCCATGGTGGTCTTCGTGGGCGTCAAGTACGTCAACAAGCTGGCCCTGGTGTTCCTGGCCTGCGTGGTGCTGTCCATCCTCGCCATCTATGCTGGCGTCATCAAGACCGCCTTTGACCCCCCGGACATCCC GGTCTGTCTGCTGGGGAACCGCACCTTGTCAAGACGCGGCTTCGACCTCTGCGCCAAAGTCCACACTATCAATAACAGCACGGCCACCACTGCGCTCTGGGGCCTCTTCTGCAACAGCTCCATGCCCAATGCCACCTGCGACGAGTACTTTGCCCAGAACAACGTCACGGAGATCCAGGGCATCCCCGGGGTGGCCAGCGGCGTCCTCCTGG ATAACCTGTGGAGTGCATACGCAGACAAGGGGGCGTTTGTGGAGAAGAAGGGCGCATCTTCCATGGCTGTGCCGGAGGAGAGCAGAGCCAGCGGGCTGCCCTACGTCCTCACGGACATCATGACCTACTTCACCATGCTGGTCGGCATCTACTTCCCCTCGGTGACCG GTATCATGGCGGGCTCAAACCGGTCCGGGGACCTCAAGGACGCCCAGAAGTCGATCCCCACGGGGACCATCTTGGCCATCGTGACCACGTCTTTTATTT ACCTCTCCTGCATCGTGCTTTTTGGAGCCTGCATCGAGGGCGTGATCTTACGAGATAA GTTTGGGGAGGCCCTGCAGGGGAATCTCGTCATTGGCATGCTGGCCTGGCCGTCTCCGTGGGTCATTGTCATCGGCTCCTTCTTCTCGACCTGTGGCGCCGGCCTGCAGAGCCTGACTGGGGCGCCGCGCCTGCTGCAGGCTATCGCTCGGGACGGCATCATCCCTTTCCTCCAG GTGTTCGGCCATGGGAAGTCCAACGGGGAGCCCACGTGGGCCCTGCTGCTCACGGCCCTCATCTGCGAGACCGGCATCCTCATTGCCTCCCTGGACAGCGTGGCCCCGATCCTCTCCAT GTTCTTTCTCATGTGCTACATGTTTGTGAACCTGGCTTGCGCTGTGCAGACCCTGCTGCGCACACCCAACTGGCGTCCGCGCTTCAAGTACTACCACTG GACGCTGTCCTTCCTCGGCATGAGCCTGTGCCTCGCGCTGATGTTCATCTGCTCCTGGTACTACGCCCTCTTTGCCATGCTCATAGCCGGCTGCATCTACAAGTACATCGAGTACCGAGG GGCCGAGAAGGAGTGGGGTGACGGCATCAGGGGGCTGTCACTGAACGCTGCCCGCTATGCCCTGCTGCGTGTGGAGCAAGGGCCCCCCCACACCAAGAACTGGAG GCCCCAGGTGCTGGTGATGCTGAACCTGGACGCGGAGCAGCAGGTCAAGCACCCGCGCCTGCTGTCCTTCACCACGCAGCTCAAGGCTGGCAAGGGGCTGACCATCGTGGGCTCCGTGCTGGAGGGCACCTACCTGGACAAGCGTGCTGAAGCCCAGCAGGCTGAGGAG AACATCCGGTCTCTGATGGGAGCTGAGAAGACCAAAGGCTTCTGCCAGCTGGTGGTGTCCTCCAACCTGCGGGATGGCATGTCCCACCTCATCCAGTCGGCTGGTCTAGGGGGCATGAAGCACAACACAGTGCTCATGGCCTGGCCCGCGTCCTGGAAGCAGGAGGACAACCCTTTCTCCTGGAAGAACTTCGTCG ACACCGTCCGTGACACCACGGCCGCGCATCAGGCCCTACTGGTGGCCAAGAACGTGGACCTGTTTCCACAAAACCAGGAGCGGTTCAGCGACGGGAACATCGACGTGTGGTGGATCGTGCACGACGGGGGCCTGCTCATGCTGCTGCCCTTCCTGCTGCGGCAGCACAAG GTGTGGAGGAAGTGCCGGATGCGCATCTTCACGGTGGCCCAGGTGGACGACAACAGCATCCAGATGAAGAAGGACCTGCAGATGTTCCTGTACCACCTCAGGATCAGCGcggaggtggaggtggtggagatg GTTGAAAACGACATTTCGGCGTTCACGTATGAGAAGACCCTGATGATGGAGCAGAGGTCCCAGATGCTGAAGCAGATGCAGCTGTCCAAGACGGAGCGGGAGAGGGAG GCTCAGCTCATCCACGACAGGAACACCGCCTCCCATTCTGCGGCAGCCGGCAAGACACAGCCGCCGTCCACGCCAGACAAGGTGCAGATGACCTGGACAAAGGAGAAGCTGATTgctgagaagtccaagaacaGAGACCCCGGTGTGTCCGGGTTCAAAGACCTCTTCACTCTGAAGCC GAACCAGTGCAACGTCAGGAGGATGCACACGGCCGTGAAGCTCAACGATGTCCTGCTCAACAAGTCCCAGGACGCCCAGCTGGTCCTACTGAACATGCCGGGGCCCCCCAAAAACCGGCAGGGGGACGAGAACT ACATGGAGTTCCTCGAGGTCCTGACCGAGGGGCTCAACAGGGTCCTCCTTGTCAGGGGCAGTGGCCGGGAGGTGATCACCATCTACTCCTAA
- the SLC12A7 gene encoding solute carrier family 12 member 7 isoform X6, with protein MPVWHLESSSAACCVLGGGGDGNPRESSPFINNVEVDRESFFERKNMALFEEEMDSNPMVSSLLNKLANYTNLSQGAVEHEEGEESRRHEVKGPRMGTFIGVYLPCLQNILGVILFLRLTWIVGAAGVLESFLIVSMCCTCTMLTAISMSAIATNGVVPAGGSYYMISRSLGPEFGGAVGLCFYLGTTFAGAMYILGTIEIFLTYISPSASIIQADSVDGEAAAMLHNMRVYGTCTLVFMAMVVFVGVKYVNKLALVFLACVVLSILAIYAGVIKTAFDPPDIPVCLLGNRTLSRRGFDLCAKVHTINNSTATTALWGLFCNSSMPNATCDEYFAQNNVTEIQGIPGVASGVLLDNLWSAYADKGAFVEKKGASSMAVPEESRASGLPYVLTDIMTYFTMLVGIYFPSVTGIMAGSNRSGDLKDAQKSIPTGTILAIVTTSFIYLSCIVLFGACIEGVILRDKFGEALQGNLVIGMLAWPSPWVIVIGSFFSTCGAGLQSLTGAPRLLQAIARDGIIPFLQVFGHGKSNGEPTWALLLTALICETGILIASLDSVAPILSMFFLMCYMFVNLACAVQTLLRTPNWRPRFKYYHWTLSFLGMSLCLALMFICSWYYALFAMLIAGCIYKYIEYRGAEKEWGDGIRGLSLNAARYALLRVEQGPPHTKNWRPQVLVMLNLDAEQQVKHPRLLSFTTQLKAGKGLTIVGSVLEGTYLDKRAEAQQAEENIRSLMGAEKTKGFCQLVVSSNLRDGMSHLIQSAGLGGMKHNTVLMAWPASWKQEDNPFSWKNFVDTVRDTTAAHQALLVAKNVDLFPQNQERFSDGNIDVWWIVHDGGLLMLLPFLLRQHKVWRKCRMRIFTVAQVDDNSIQMKKDLQMFLYHLRISAEVEVVEMVENDISAFTYEKTLMMEQRSQMLKQMQLSKTEREREAQLIHDRNTASHSAAAGKTQPPSTPDKVQMTWTKEKLIAEKSKNRDPGVSGFKDLFTLKPEWGNLNQCNVRRMHTAVKLNDVLLNKSQDAQLVLLNMPGPPKNRQGDENYMEFLEVLTEGLNRVLLVRGSGREVITIYS; from the exons ATGCCTGTTTGGCATTTGGAATCTTCTTCAgctgcctgctgtgtccttggAGGGGGAG GAGATGGAAACCCGAGAGAGAGCAGCCCGTTCATTAACAATGTGGAGGTGGACAGAGAGAGCTTCTTCGAAAGGAAGAATATGGCGCTGTTTGAG GAGGAGATGGACAGCAACCCCATGGTGTCTTCCCTCCTCAACAAGCTGGCCAACTACACCAACCTGAGCCAGGGCGCCGTGGAGCACGAGGAGGGCGAGGAGAGCAGGAGGCACGAGGTCAAG GGCCCGCGCATGGGCACCTTCATCGGCGTCTACCTGCCCTGCCTGCAGAACATCCTCGGCGTGATCCTCTTTCTGCGCCTGACGTGGATCGTGGGGGCCGCCGGCGTCCTGGAGTCGTTCCTCATCGTGTCCATGTGCTGCACCTGT ACAATGCTGACCGCCATCTCCATGAGCGCGATTGCAACCAACGGCGTGGTCCCAG CTGGCGGCTCGTACTACATGATATCACGGTCTCTGGGGCCTGAGTTCGGAGGGGCCGTGGGCCTCTGCTTCTACCTGGGCACTACGTTCGCAGGGGCCATGTACATTTTGGGGACCATTGAGATTTTTCTG ACTTACATCTCCCCGAGTGCGTCCATCATCCAGGCCGATTCGGTGGACGGCGAGGCGGCGGCCATGCTGCACAACATGCGTGTGTACGGGACGTGCACGCTGGTCTTCATGGCCATGGTGGTCTTCGTGGGCGTCAAGTACGTCAACAAGCTGGCCCTGGTGTTCCTGGCCTGCGTGGTGCTGTCCATCCTCGCCATCTATGCTGGCGTCATCAAGACCGCCTTTGACCCCCCGGACATCCC GGTCTGTCTGCTGGGGAACCGCACCTTGTCAAGACGCGGCTTCGACCTCTGCGCCAAAGTCCACACTATCAATAACAGCACGGCCACCACTGCGCTCTGGGGCCTCTTCTGCAACAGCTCCATGCCCAATGCCACCTGCGACGAGTACTTTGCCCAGAACAACGTCACGGAGATCCAGGGCATCCCCGGGGTGGCCAGCGGCGTCCTCCTGG ATAACCTGTGGAGTGCATACGCAGACAAGGGGGCGTTTGTGGAGAAGAAGGGCGCATCTTCCATGGCTGTGCCGGAGGAGAGCAGAGCCAGCGGGCTGCCCTACGTCCTCACGGACATCATGACCTACTTCACCATGCTGGTCGGCATCTACTTCCCCTCGGTGACCG GTATCATGGCGGGCTCAAACCGGTCCGGGGACCTCAAGGACGCCCAGAAGTCGATCCCCACGGGGACCATCTTGGCCATCGTGACCACGTCTTTTATTT ACCTCTCCTGCATCGTGCTTTTTGGAGCCTGCATCGAGGGCGTGATCTTACGAGATAA GTTTGGGGAGGCCCTGCAGGGGAATCTCGTCATTGGCATGCTGGCCTGGCCGTCTCCGTGGGTCATTGTCATCGGCTCCTTCTTCTCGACCTGTGGCGCCGGCCTGCAGAGCCTGACTGGGGCGCCGCGCCTGCTGCAGGCTATCGCTCGGGACGGCATCATCCCTTTCCTCCAG GTGTTCGGCCATGGGAAGTCCAACGGGGAGCCCACGTGGGCCCTGCTGCTCACGGCCCTCATCTGCGAGACCGGCATCCTCATTGCCTCCCTGGACAGCGTGGCCCCGATCCTCTCCAT GTTCTTTCTCATGTGCTACATGTTTGTGAACCTGGCTTGCGCTGTGCAGACCCTGCTGCGCACACCCAACTGGCGTCCGCGCTTCAAGTACTACCACTG GACGCTGTCCTTCCTCGGCATGAGCCTGTGCCTCGCGCTGATGTTCATCTGCTCCTGGTACTACGCCCTCTTTGCCATGCTCATAGCCGGCTGCATCTACAAGTACATCGAGTACCGAGG GGCCGAGAAGGAGTGGGGTGACGGCATCAGGGGGCTGTCACTGAACGCTGCCCGCTATGCCCTGCTGCGTGTGGAGCAAGGGCCCCCCCACACCAAGAACTGGAG GCCCCAGGTGCTGGTGATGCTGAACCTGGACGCGGAGCAGCAGGTCAAGCACCCGCGCCTGCTGTCCTTCACCACGCAGCTCAAGGCTGGCAAGGGGCTGACCATCGTGGGCTCCGTGCTGGAGGGCACCTACCTGGACAAGCGTGCTGAAGCCCAGCAGGCTGAGGAG AACATCCGGTCTCTGATGGGAGCTGAGAAGACCAAAGGCTTCTGCCAGCTGGTGGTGTCCTCCAACCTGCGGGATGGCATGTCCCACCTCATCCAGTCGGCTGGTCTAGGGGGCATGAAGCACAACACAGTGCTCATGGCCTGGCCCGCGTCCTGGAAGCAGGAGGACAACCCTTTCTCCTGGAAGAACTTCGTCG ACACCGTCCGTGACACCACGGCCGCGCATCAGGCCCTACTGGTGGCCAAGAACGTGGACCTGTTTCCACAAAACCAGGAGCGGTTCAGCGACGGGAACATCGACGTGTGGTGGATCGTGCACGACGGGGGCCTGCTCATGCTGCTGCCCTTCCTGCTGCGGCAGCACAAG GTGTGGAGGAAGTGCCGGATGCGCATCTTCACGGTGGCCCAGGTGGACGACAACAGCATCCAGATGAAGAAGGACCTGCAGATGTTCCTGTACCACCTCAGGATCAGCGcggaggtggaggtggtggagatg GTTGAAAACGACATTTCGGCGTTCACGTATGAGAAGACCCTGATGATGGAGCAGAGGTCCCAGATGCTGAAGCAGATGCAGCTGTCCAAGACGGAGCGGGAGAGGGAG GCTCAGCTCATCCACGACAGGAACACCGCCTCCCATTCTGCGGCAGCCGGCAAGACACAGCCGCCGTCCACGCCAGACAAGGTGCAGATGACCTGGACAAAGGAGAAGCTGATTgctgagaagtccaagaacaGAGACCCCGGTGTGTCCGGGTTCAAAGACCTCTTCACTCTGAAGCC AGAATGGGGAAACCT GAACCAGTGCAACGTCAGGAGGATGCACACGGCCGTGAAGCTCAACGATGTCCTGCTCAACAAGTCCCAGGACGCCCAGCTGGTCCTACTGAACATGCCGGGGCCCCCCAAAAACCGGCAGGGGGACGAGAACT ACATGGAGTTCCTCGAGGTCCTGACCGAGGGGCTCAACAGGGTCCTCCTTGTCAGGGGCAGTGGCCGGGAGGTGATCACCATCTACTCCTAA